Proteins encoded in a region of the Leifsonia sp. PS1209 genome:
- a CDS encoding ribokinase has protein sequence MTDSGILIVGSLNADLVVRTERFPGPGETVRGSELVTLPGGKGANQAAAAALLGGDVRMLGAVGADAHGELLTGSLRRAGADVDGVRRINGTATGTAMITVNADGENTIVVSPGANDRLTADDVRDSDAFAGRGVLGLCLEIDTAVVVAAAQRAAADGATVLLNLSPYAEVPDALLAATHVLLVNEHEASTLLGVDVESVDAAEVASRLAGRGIRRAVITRGSEGAFVFDDGDHTTVPAVPVSAVDTTGCGDAFMGALALRLAAGETLAASAAFAAVVGAYAATGHGAQSSYPTIAQLEAFRASR, from the coding sequence ATGACTGACTCGGGCATCCTGATCGTCGGGTCGCTGAACGCCGACCTGGTCGTGCGCACCGAGCGCTTCCCCGGACCGGGGGAGACCGTGCGCGGTTCGGAACTCGTGACCCTGCCGGGAGGCAAGGGCGCGAACCAGGCCGCGGCGGCCGCGCTGCTCGGCGGCGACGTCCGGATGCTCGGAGCCGTCGGCGCCGATGCCCACGGCGAGCTGCTGACCGGCTCGCTGCGCCGCGCGGGTGCCGACGTGGACGGCGTGCGCAGGATCAACGGCACAGCGACGGGCACGGCGATGATCACCGTGAACGCCGACGGCGAGAACACCATCGTCGTCAGCCCGGGCGCCAACGACCGGCTGACCGCCGACGATGTGCGCGACAGCGACGCCTTCGCGGGTCGCGGCGTGCTCGGGCTGTGCCTCGAGATCGACACGGCCGTCGTGGTCGCCGCCGCCCAGCGTGCGGCGGCCGACGGTGCGACCGTGCTGCTCAACCTCTCCCCGTACGCGGAGGTTCCGGACGCGCTGCTCGCGGCGACGCACGTGCTGCTCGTCAACGAGCACGAGGCGTCGACGCTGCTCGGCGTCGACGTGGAATCCGTGGACGCGGCGGAGGTCGCATCCCGGCTCGCCGGTCGAGGCATCCGGCGCGCGGTCATCACTCGCGGGTCGGAGGGCGCGTTCGTGTTCGACGACGGCGACCACACCACGGTGCCCGCGGTGCCGGTCTCCGCGGTCGACACCACGGGATGCGGCGACGCGTTCATGGGAGCGCTTGCGCTGCGCCTGGCCGCCGGGGAGACGCTCGCGGCCTCCGCGGCGTTCGCAGCCGTCGTCGGTGCGTACGCGGCCACCGGCCACGGCGCCCAGTCGTCGTACCCCACCATCGCCCAGCTGGAGGCCTTCCGCGCCTCCCGCTGA
- a CDS encoding MFS transporter yields the protein MTASTGATRTGSGLTSGGKSLAALTAALLAACVAFQLNASMLSPVLVTIAHELKTDDASVGLSQTMFFTLAALFSLFLPRLSDIVGRKRILIGMLVVMMLGSVVAALAVNLPMLYVGRAIQGVSGPVVPVCLLMLRAEISDPKKYGAAMGLLTAVNGGIAGIDAIAGGWLATTLGFRSVFWVIAVVSVIAVALVLIWGVESKPSAGTRMDWWGVIPLVVSIGALLMALNEAGKLAAANWALVIGGIVLSLVAFVVFWFVEKRIREPLVPPKYLRQRSTWALLVTTLLTMTGVFAVVNGLVTSIAQNGDAGFGMQADLASLAFLTPYAIVGWIVGPFAGRLAPTLGYRTVLRVGLVGSIVATLIMAFVGVHSMPVLIVATVLIGVCYAGIANIMLNGLGIVLSPADNPGFLPGLNAGAFNLGAGLSFALLPVLQVVLSPAGSTSTVGYSAGMLVGAAITVVALAVSFLIPKPVTAEA from the coding sequence CTGACCGCATCCACCGGCGCCACCCGCACCGGCTCCGGCCTGACCAGCGGCGGCAAGAGCCTCGCCGCCCTCACCGCCGCGCTGCTCGCCGCCTGCGTCGCGTTCCAGCTGAACGCGAGCATGCTGAGCCCGGTGCTCGTCACCATCGCGCACGAGCTGAAGACCGACGACGCCTCCGTCGGGCTGTCGCAGACCATGTTCTTCACGCTCGCCGCCCTGTTCTCGTTGTTCCTCCCGCGGCTCAGCGACATCGTCGGACGCAAGCGCATCCTGATCGGGATGCTCGTGGTGATGATGCTCGGAAGCGTCGTCGCCGCCCTGGCCGTCAACCTGCCGATGCTGTACGTCGGCCGCGCGATCCAGGGCGTCTCCGGGCCGGTCGTCCCCGTCTGCCTGCTGATGCTGCGCGCCGAGATCTCCGACCCGAAGAAGTACGGAGCGGCGATGGGCCTGCTCACCGCGGTCAATGGCGGCATCGCAGGTATCGACGCCATCGCGGGCGGCTGGCTCGCGACCACGCTCGGCTTCCGTTCCGTGTTCTGGGTCATCGCGGTGGTCTCGGTGATCGCCGTGGCGCTCGTCCTGATCTGGGGCGTCGAGTCGAAGCCGTCCGCCGGGACGCGGATGGACTGGTGGGGCGTCATCCCGCTCGTCGTCTCCATCGGCGCACTGCTGATGGCGCTCAACGAGGCGGGCAAGCTGGCCGCGGCCAACTGGGCGCTCGTCATCGGCGGCATCGTGCTGTCGCTGGTCGCGTTCGTGGTGTTCTGGTTCGTGGAGAAGCGCATCCGGGAGCCGCTGGTACCGCCGAAGTACCTGCGCCAGCGCAGCACCTGGGCCCTGCTGGTCACCACGCTGCTGACGATGACCGGTGTGTTCGCCGTCGTCAACGGGCTCGTCACCTCGATCGCCCAGAACGGCGACGCCGGGTTCGGGATGCAGGCCGACCTCGCGTCGCTCGCCTTCCTCACCCCGTATGCGATCGTCGGCTGGATCGTGGGCCCGTTCGCTGGACGCCTCGCGCCGACGCTCGGCTACCGCACCGTGCTGCGCGTCGGACTCGTCGGCAGCATCGTCGCGACTCTGATCATGGCGTTCGTCGGCGTGCACTCGATGCCGGTGCTCATCGTCGCGACCGTGCTGATCGGCGTCTGCTACGCCGGCATCGCGAACATCATGCTCAACGGCCTCGGCATCGTGCTCTCCCCGGCGGACAACCCGGGCTTCCTGCCCGGCCTCAACGCGGGGGCGTTCAACCTCGGCGCCGGCCTCAGCTTCGCGCTGCTTCCCGTGCTGCAGGTGGTCCTCAGCCCGGCCGGAAGCACCTCGACGGTCGGCTACAGCGCCGGGATGCTCGTGGGAGCGGCGATCACGGTCGTCGCCCTCGCGGTGTCGTTCCTCATCCCGAAGCCCGTCACGGCGGAGGCATGA
- a CDS encoding nucleoside hydrolase, with product MANPGKKIILDCDPGHDDAIAMLLAHGNPDIELLAVTTVVGNQTLPKVTRNALAVAEIAGMIGVPIAAGATRPLVRIIENAPDIHGDSGMDGPVLPEPTTQVDARHAVDLIIDTIMSNEPGTVTLVPTGGLTNIALAVRKEPRIAERVKEVVLMGGGYHVGNWSAVAEFNIKIDPEAAHIVFNESWPVVMVGLDLTHQALATPDVVAAISAVGTKPAQFVVELLEFFGHTYKEAQGFDAPPVHDPCAVAYVIDPSIVRTVKVPIDIELTGTLTLGMTVADFRAPAPEDCTTWAATDLDHERFWALVVDALERIGEVGA from the coding sequence GTGGCCAATCCGGGCAAGAAAATCATCCTCGACTGCGACCCAGGGCACGATGACGCCATCGCGATGCTGCTGGCGCACGGCAACCCAGACATCGAGCTGCTCGCCGTCACCACCGTGGTCGGCAACCAGACGCTGCCGAAGGTCACGCGCAACGCGCTCGCCGTCGCCGAGATCGCCGGAATGATCGGCGTCCCGATCGCCGCCGGAGCGACCCGCCCGCTCGTGCGCATCATCGAGAACGCGCCGGACATCCACGGAGACTCCGGCATGGACGGCCCCGTCCTCCCCGAGCCGACCACCCAGGTGGATGCGCGTCACGCGGTCGACCTGATCATCGACACGATCATGTCCAACGAGCCGGGCACCGTCACCCTCGTGCCGACCGGCGGCCTCACCAACATCGCGCTGGCCGTGCGCAAGGAGCCGCGCATCGCCGAGCGCGTGAAGGAGGTCGTGCTCATGGGCGGCGGCTACCACGTCGGCAACTGGAGCGCCGTCGCGGAGTTCAACATCAAGATTGACCCGGAGGCGGCGCACATCGTCTTCAACGAGAGCTGGCCGGTGGTGATGGTCGGTCTCGACCTCACCCACCAGGCGCTCGCGACGCCCGACGTCGTCGCGGCGATCAGTGCGGTCGGCACGAAGCCCGCGCAGTTCGTCGTCGAACTGCTCGAGTTCTTCGGCCACACCTACAAGGAGGCGCAGGGCTTCGACGCCCCGCCCGTCCACGACCCGTGCGCCGTCGCGTACGTGATCGACCCGAGCATCGTCCGCACCGTCAAGGTGCCGATCGACATCGAGCTCACCGGCACGCTCACCCTCGGGATGACCGTGGCGGACTTCCGTGCGCCCGCACCGGAAGACTGCACCACCTGGGCGGCGACCGACCTCGACCACGAGCGCTTCTGGGCGCTCGTCGTCGACGCACTCGAGCGCATCGGGGAGGTCGGCGCATGA
- a CDS encoding LacI family DNA-binding transcriptional regulator produces the protein MPRPSRASRASGASSAPRASRATTRVTAAQVAAHAGLSVATVSLVLNGKTDGRVSPANIERVRASVAELGYVVDQGASALARGRSDLVVLVAPDLSNPFFGSVIQGIEQELGPRFQLVLSVTESGVQPSASDVRRFAGLRPAGYLVDAPSDAFLDELGDDAPLVVLDAPELRTDVAAVNYDMRDAIDALAAHLASRGHRALGYLDSITDTRTFQLRREQLTAAAERNGMTMSAPDAARSIIELGAAAAAFGAAWPEWRADGVTAVVCATDTHAYGVLEAARASGLSVPGDVAVTGFDDLPYSRVTAPPLTTVRLPGEPLGRAAARRLVAQIDGADAADGPAAGPAAGPPPDLIATLIARGSTA, from the coding sequence ATGCCCCGCCCATCCCGAGCATCCCGCGCATCAGGCGCATCCAGCGCACCCCGCGCATCCCGGGCGACGACCAGGGTGACGGCCGCGCAGGTGGCCGCGCACGCCGGGCTCTCGGTGGCGACGGTGTCGCTCGTGCTCAACGGCAAGACGGACGGGCGGGTCTCCCCCGCCAACATCGAGCGGGTGCGCGCCTCGGTCGCCGAACTCGGCTACGTGGTCGACCAGGGGGCGAGCGCGCTCGCCCGCGGACGGTCCGACCTCGTCGTGCTCGTCGCCCCCGACCTATCGAACCCGTTCTTCGGCTCGGTGATCCAGGGCATCGAGCAGGAGCTCGGCCCGCGCTTCCAGCTCGTGCTGTCCGTGACGGAGAGCGGGGTGCAGCCGTCCGCCTCCGACGTGCGCAGGTTCGCCGGGCTGCGGCCGGCCGGCTACCTGGTGGATGCGCCCTCCGACGCGTTCCTCGACGAGCTCGGGGACGACGCTCCCCTGGTGGTCCTGGATGCGCCGGAGCTGCGCACGGACGTCGCCGCCGTCAACTACGACATGCGCGACGCGATCGACGCGCTCGCCGCGCACCTCGCCTCCCGCGGCCACCGCGCGCTCGGCTACCTCGACAGCATCACGGACACCCGCACCTTCCAGCTGCGCCGCGAGCAGCTCACCGCAGCAGCCGAACGCAACGGGATGACCATGAGCGCCCCGGATGCGGCCCGCAGCATCATCGAGCTCGGCGCGGCGGCGGCGGCCTTCGGCGCGGCGTGGCCGGAGTGGCGCGCCGACGGGGTGACGGCGGTGGTGTGTGCGACGGACACGCACGCGTACGGCGTGCTCGAAGCGGCGCGCGCATCCGGACTGTCGGTGCCGGGCGACGTGGCGGTGACCGGCTTCGACGACCTGCCGTACTCGCGCGTGACGGCGCCGCCGCTGACCACGGTGCGGCTCCCCGGCGAGCCGCTCGGCCGCGCCGCGGCGCGCCGGCTCGTCGCGCAGATCGACGGCGCCGACGCCGCCGACGGCCCGGCCGCCGGCCCGGCCGCCGGCCCGCCACCCGACCTCATCGCGACCCTCATCGCCCGCGGCTCCACCGCCTGA
- a CDS encoding TetR/AcrR family transcriptional regulator: MEIDRRTRLTPDERRAQLVALGVAFLVDNPLDALTIEGLSAQAGVSRALLFHYFGTKQGLHREVVRTARDSMLRATQPQEDLPPLDRLHDTLSRIVQFVRDHRGTFYSLVRGVASGDTEVREVVEEARTEQAERVIAVFVELGVPDTELLRIALRSWVAFAEEALVRTALGTDLASDEVVAFLERSARAVVAAL; this comes from the coding sequence ATGGAGATCGACCGGCGCACCCGCCTGACCCCGGATGAACGCCGGGCCCAGCTGGTCGCGCTCGGCGTCGCGTTCCTGGTCGACAACCCGCTGGATGCGCTCACCATCGAAGGCCTGTCCGCCCAGGCCGGCGTGTCGCGGGCACTGCTGTTCCACTACTTCGGAACGAAGCAGGGGCTGCACCGCGAGGTGGTGCGCACGGCACGCGACAGTATGTTGCGCGCGACGCAGCCGCAGGAGGACCTGCCGCCGCTCGACCGGCTGCACGACACCCTCAGCAGGATCGTCCAGTTCGTGCGCGACCACCGCGGCACGTTCTACTCGCTGGTGCGCGGCGTGGCCAGCGGGGACACCGAGGTGCGCGAGGTGGTCGAGGAGGCGCGCACGGAGCAGGCGGAGCGGGTGATCGCGGTGTTCGTCGAGCTCGGCGTCCCCGATACCGAGCTGCTACGCATCGCGCTGCGGTCGTGGGTCGCGTTCGCGGAGGAGGCGCTGGTGCGCACCGCCCTCGGCACCGACCTGGCCTCGGACGAGGTGGTCGCGTTCCTGGAGCGCAGCGCGCGCGCCGTCGTCGCCGCCCTCTGA
- a CDS encoding DUF6230 family protein has protein sequence MKFRSLTRSHTGRVVLAAVPVAVVSSLLMAGVANGAVPVSFAVSGSQFQISASQLDGTGFSQYAGVAPDTAGKDHQVAIANIKSATLADLCQSVVTDTPMGKVGLLITAGGGGSPASASDLQIGMTDLKGDSTFGNIRIGVDASTVNTAAKGGVGDFAQDADTVKIANLQQTAWSTQASVFTLTGMHVQLTDGSKGCF, from the coding sequence ATGAAGTTCCGCTCACTCACCCGCTCCCACACCGGACGGGTCGTGCTCGCTGCCGTCCCCGTGGCCGTGGTGTCGTCTCTGCTGATGGCCGGAGTCGCCAACGGCGCCGTTCCCGTGTCGTTCGCGGTGTCCGGCAGCCAGTTCCAGATCAGCGCATCGCAGCTCGACGGGACCGGCTTCAGCCAGTACGCGGGCGTCGCCCCCGACACGGCGGGCAAAGACCACCAGGTCGCCATCGCCAACATCAAATCGGCGACACTCGCCGACCTCTGCCAGTCGGTCGTCACGGACACGCCGATGGGCAAGGTCGGCCTCCTCATCACGGCGGGCGGCGGCGGATCCCCGGCCAGCGCCTCCGACCTGCAGATCGGGATGACCGACCTCAAAGGCGACTCGACCTTCGGCAACATCCGGATCGGCGTCGACGCCTCCACGGTCAACACGGCCGCGAAAGGCGGGGTGGGCGACTTCGCCCAGGATGCGGACACGGTGAAGATCGCCAACCTGCAGCAGACCGCGTGGAGCACCCAGGCGTCGGTGTTCACGCTGACCGGGATGCACGTGCAGCTGACGGACGGATCCAAGGGATGCTTCTGA
- a CDS encoding DUF6114 domain-containing protein produces the protein MLLNATGDAGAVGGRRARAGRAEHASTSDRDSTTPTPTAWSRFSHWRRQRPFLGGLLIALGGVELFFSGQLDIGKIHVQLGIEGVQATIIPIVLVLLGVLIVTMPAHRIFYGVIALVVAVYSLVGVNLGGFFIGMLLSTVGGVLAVAWMPLTSDEAGGVPAGDPAVHLADEGADEGAAS, from the coding sequence ATGCTTCTGAACGCGACCGGGGATGCGGGTGCGGTCGGTGGGCGCCGGGCGCGCGCTGGCCGCGCCGAACACGCCTCCACCTCCGACCGCGACTCCACCACCCCCACCCCCACCGCCTGGTCCCGCTTCTCCCACTGGCGCAGGCAGCGTCCGTTCCTCGGCGGCCTGCTGATCGCGCTCGGCGGCGTCGAGCTGTTCTTCTCCGGCCAGCTGGACATCGGCAAGATCCACGTGCAGCTCGGCATCGAGGGGGTGCAGGCGACGATCATCCCGATCGTGCTGGTGCTCCTCGGCGTGCTCATCGTCACCATGCCAGCCCACCGCATCTTCTACGGCGTGATCGCACTGGTGGTCGCGGTGTATTCGCTGGTCGGGGTGAACCTCGGCGGCTTCTTCATCGGGATGCTGCTGAGCACCGTCGGCGGTGTGCTCGCGGTCGCGTGGATGCCGCTCACGAGCGACGAGGCAGGTGGCGTCCCCGCGGGCGACCCCGCCGTCCACCTCGCCGACGAAGGGGCCGACGAAGGGGCAGCATCCTGA
- a CDS encoding DUF1992 domain-containing protein — MAKGQEHGDSRVEAARYLVDRLVDEERRQAGEEPREEKEPSNTGAPTMDQRAHVVENAIQQAIRRGEFDNLPGAGKPLENLTGTHDPDWWIRRKIERERLTGLGPPALTLRTENEQLDAKLDATGSEARVREILGDFNKRVVEARRQLQGGPPVVTPIRDVDAEVARWRDRRAARVRAAHEERERQEAETEALTWRERRARRLAERRRPGRDGE; from the coding sequence ATGGCGAAAGGTCAGGAGCACGGGGACTCCCGGGTCGAGGCCGCACGCTACCTGGTCGACCGTCTGGTCGACGAGGAGCGGCGGCAGGCGGGGGAGGAGCCGCGGGAGGAGAAGGAACCGAGCAACACCGGGGCGCCGACGATGGATCAGCGTGCGCACGTCGTGGAGAACGCCATCCAGCAGGCCATCCGGCGCGGCGAGTTCGACAACCTCCCCGGTGCGGGCAAGCCGCTCGAGAACCTCACCGGCACGCACGATCCCGACTGGTGGATCCGGCGCAAGATCGAACGCGAACGCCTCACCGGCCTCGGCCCGCCAGCGCTCACCCTGCGCACCGAGAACGAGCAGCTGGACGCGAAACTGGATGCGACGGGGTCGGAGGCGCGCGTGCGCGAGATCCTCGGCGACTTCAACAAGCGCGTCGTCGAGGCGCGGCGGCAACTGCAGGGCGGTCCACCGGTCGTCACGCCGATCAGGGACGTGGATGCGGAGGTCGCGCGCTGGCGGGACCGTCGCGCCGCGCGCGTCCGGGCCGCTCACGAGGAGCGAGAGCGGCAGGAGGCGGAGACCGAGGCGCTGACCTGGCGCGAGCGCCGGGCGCGGCGGCTCGCGGAGCGGCGGCGGCCGGGGCGCGACGGCGAGTAG
- a CDS encoding 2-isopropylmalate synthase, whose amino-acid sequence MNARTTSTTNPTWNLQTPSGMPYRKYRSPHDRVALPELADRRWPDARLTEAPLWVPVDLRDGNQALADPMDAARKRRMFDLYVRMGYKEIEVGYPSASATDYGFVRELATGDAVPDDVTVVVFTAARSDLIRRTIESVRGLRKVVMHVYIATAPLWREVVIGRGRHELTRTVLAAAEEMQRGADTLRGTSTRFQFSPEVFNLTESDFVLDLCNGLTAFWDASPERPVTINLPATMEIGTPNLYADQIEYADRHLERRSGVILSIHPHNDRGTGVAAAELAMLAGAQRVEGCVFGNGERTGNVDIATLALNLYSQGVDPGIDFSDIDAVRAVVEECTRIPVHPRHPYVGEYAYTAFSGTHQDAIKKGFAARAAELETVQDASDHPWNVPYLHIDPVDVGRDYEAVVRVNSQSGKGGIAYVLSADHGIELPRAVQVEFAGVVQRRVDATGVEITSVEIVRLFEEMYVGDAVEVGGAVVERVDGGRYRFLRVVTGEAERWVAVPSAE is encoded by the coding sequence ATGAATGCCAGAACGACCAGCACGACCAACCCGACCTGGAACCTGCAGACCCCCAGCGGGATGCCGTACCGCAAATACCGTTCGCCGCACGACCGCGTGGCGTTGCCGGAACTCGCCGACCGCCGTTGGCCGGACGCGCGGCTCACCGAGGCGCCGCTCTGGGTTCCGGTCGACCTGCGCGACGGCAACCAAGCGCTCGCCGACCCGATGGATGCGGCACGGAAGCGCCGCATGTTCGACCTGTATGTGCGCATGGGCTACAAGGAGATCGAGGTCGGCTATCCGTCGGCCAGCGCCACCGACTACGGTTTCGTGCGCGAACTCGCCACCGGTGATGCCGTGCCCGACGACGTCACCGTGGTGGTGTTCACCGCGGCACGGAGCGACCTCATCCGGCGCACCATCGAGTCGGTGCGCGGACTGCGGAAGGTCGTCATGCACGTGTACATCGCGACGGCGCCGCTCTGGCGGGAGGTCGTGATCGGCCGGGGCAGACACGAGCTCACCCGGACCGTGCTCGCCGCGGCGGAGGAGATGCAGCGCGGTGCAGACACCCTGCGCGGAACGTCCACCCGGTTCCAGTTCTCGCCGGAGGTCTTCAACCTCACCGAGTCCGACTTCGTCCTAGACCTGTGCAACGGCCTCACCGCGTTCTGGGACGCATCGCCGGAACGGCCCGTCACGATCAACCTGCCGGCCACGATGGAGATCGGCACCCCCAACCTCTACGCCGACCAGATCGAGTACGCCGACCGCCACCTGGAGCGGCGCTCGGGCGTCATCCTGTCCATCCACCCGCACAACGACAGAGGAACGGGCGTCGCCGCCGCCGAACTGGCCATGCTCGCCGGGGCGCAAAGGGTCGAAGGCTGCGTGTTCGGCAACGGCGAGCGAACGGGAAACGTGGACATCGCGACGCTGGCGCTCAACCTGTACTCGCAAGGCGTCGACCCGGGCATCGACTTCTCGGACATCGACGCGGTGCGGGCGGTCGTGGAGGAGTGCACGCGCATCCCGGTGCATCCCCGTCATCCGTACGTCGGCGAGTATGCGTACACGGCGTTCTCCGGCACCCACCAGGATGCGATCAAGAAGGGCTTCGCGGCGCGCGCGGCGGAGCTGGAGACGGTGCAGGATGCGTCCGATCACCCGTGGAACGTGCCGTACCTGCACATCGACCCGGTGGATGTGGGCCGCGACTACGAAGCGGTGGTGCGGGTGAACTCGCAGTCGGGCAAGGGCGGGATCGCGTATGTGCTGAGCGCCGATCACGGGATCGAGCTGCCGCGTGCAGTGCAGGTGGAGTTCGCGGGCGTGGTGCAGCGGCGGGTGGACGCCACCGGGGTGGAGATCACGAGCGTGGAGATCGTGCGGCTGTTCGAGGAGATGTATGTGGGGGACGCGGTGGAGGTGGGTGGCGCTGTGGTCGAGCGGGTCGATGGTGGGCGCTACAGGTTCCTTCGAGTGGTGACAGGGGAGGCGGAGCGCTGGGTGGCGGTGCCGAGCGCGGAGTGA
- a CDS encoding FCD domain-containing protein, which produces MADRTLDRASLPLRVADDLTARLADGEWAVDARLPSEKSLAESYGVGRSTVREAIRTLAARGLVAPRQGDGVYVLALVAESEVQRLLSRAELADVFEARVALEAEAARLAALRIGPAAVDALRTAERRRTAAHSAGPDAFAAADVELHRAIVDASGNPVIVALFEQFAPVLDRAARELATFETGDDSPIGADLDEHAAIVDAVCRGDADAAAAASRRLGDHLVRALR; this is translated from the coding sequence ATGGCTGATCGAACGCTCGACCGCGCATCCCTTCCCCTCCGGGTCGCGGACGATCTGACAGCACGACTCGCGGACGGCGAGTGGGCTGTGGATGCACGCCTGCCGTCGGAGAAGTCGCTGGCCGAGTCGTACGGCGTCGGCCGCTCGACGGTCCGCGAGGCGATCCGCACGCTCGCCGCGCGCGGCCTGGTGGCGCCGCGGCAGGGTGACGGCGTCTACGTCCTCGCGCTCGTCGCCGAATCCGAGGTGCAGCGCCTCCTCAGCCGCGCCGAGCTGGCAGACGTCTTCGAGGCGAGGGTCGCGCTCGAGGCGGAGGCCGCGCGCCTGGCCGCCCTCCGCATCGGGCCGGCCGCCGTGGATGCGCTGCGCACCGCCGAACGGCGTCGCACGGCAGCCCACTCCGCCGGCCCTGACGCGTTCGCCGCGGCCGACGTCGAGCTGCACCGGGCGATCGTGGACGCCTCGGGGAACCCGGTCATCGTGGCGCTGTTCGAACAGTTCGCGCCGGTGCTCGACCGGGCCGCCCGCGAACTCGCGACCTTCGAGACGGGCGACGACAGCCCGATCGGCGCCGACCTCGACGAGCACGCGGCCATCGTGGATGCGGTCTGCCGGGGCGACGCGGACGCCGCGGCGGCGGCGAGCAGGCGGCTCGGCGACCACCTGGTGCGCGCGCTGCGCTGA
- a CDS encoding aldo/keto reductase family oxidoreductase yields the protein MSSSTLPGGLYTVGDLEFTRVGYGAMQLAGPGVFGPPADRAEAIAVLREAVELGIRHIDTSEYYGPHVTNEIIREALSPYRDDLHIVTKVGARRDAQGGWPPARTPDELRTQVHDNLRTLGLDALDVVNLRMGGLESPEPGSIAPQVEALAELQQQGLIRHIGLSTVSSEQLAEAQTMVRVVEVQNFYNIARRDDDALIEETASQGIAYVPFFPLGGFSPLQSDALADVAARLDATPMSVALAWLLQRSPNILLIPGTSSVAHLRENVSGAGLQLPVDALEQLDAIGAGV from the coding sequence ATGTCCTCTTCGACCCTCCCCGGCGGCCTCTACACCGTCGGCGACCTCGAATTCACCCGCGTCGGCTACGGCGCGATGCAGCTCGCAGGACCCGGCGTCTTCGGCCCGCCCGCCGACCGTGCAGAGGCGATCGCGGTGCTCCGCGAGGCGGTCGAGCTCGGCATCCGGCACATCGACACCTCCGAGTACTACGGGCCGCACGTCACCAACGAGATCATCCGGGAAGCGCTCTCGCCGTACCGTGACGACCTGCATATCGTCACGAAGGTCGGCGCCCGGCGCGACGCCCAGGGCGGCTGGCCGCCCGCCCGCACCCCCGACGAGCTGCGCACGCAGGTGCACGACAACCTCCGCACCCTCGGGCTGGATGCGCTGGATGTGGTCAACCTGCGGATGGGTGGCCTCGAATCCCCGGAGCCCGGCAGCATCGCACCACAGGTCGAGGCGCTGGCGGAACTGCAGCAGCAGGGACTCATCCGGCACATCGGACTCAGCACGGTCAGCTCCGAGCAGCTCGCGGAAGCGCAGACGATGGTGCGGGTGGTGGAGGTGCAGAACTTCTACAACATCGCCCGGCGCGACGACGACGCTCTCATCGAGGAGACGGCCAGTCAGGGCATCGCATACGTGCCGTTCTTCCCGCTCGGCGGCTTTTCGCCGCTGCAGTCCGACGCGCTCGCCGACGTCGCAGCACGGCTCGACGCGACGCCGATGTCCGTGGCGCTGGCGTGGCTGCTGCAGCGCTCGCCGAACATCCTGCTGATCCCGGGCACCTCATCGGTGGCGCACCTGCGGGAGAACGTCTCGGGTGCTGGACTGCAGCTGCCGGTGGATGCGCTGGAGCAGCTGGACGCGATCGGCGCCGGGGTCTGA
- a CDS encoding metalloregulator ArsR/SmtB family transcription factor yields the protein MGEYQAATLDRVFGAISDPTRREILNRLASGDERVTEVASNFPISLNSVSKHVRVLEQAGLVTRTIQGRNHVISLNADPMAEAAEWIDHYRAFWTDRLAALDRFVTGAGGATGAATGAAPAGATPTPTPEEHS from the coding sequence ATGGGTGAATATCAAGCAGCAACGCTCGACCGGGTGTTCGGGGCGATCTCCGACCCCACCCGGCGCGAGATCCTGAACAGGCTCGCCTCCGGAGACGAACGCGTCACGGAGGTTGCGAGCAACTTCCCGATCTCCCTCAACTCGGTCTCCAAGCACGTGCGCGTGCTGGAACAGGCGGGACTCGTGACCCGCACCATCCAGGGCCGCAACCACGTCATCTCCCTCAACGCGGACCCGATGGCCGAGGCCGCCGAGTGGATCGACCACTACCGCGCCTTCTGGACAGACCGCCTGGCCGCGCTCGACCGGTTCGTGACGGGGGCAGGCGGGGCCACCGGGGCCGCCACCGGCGCCGCCCCCGCCGGTGCCACTCCCACCCCGACCCCCGAGGAGCACTCATGA